A window from Schistosoma haematobium chromosome 1, whole genome shotgun sequence encodes these proteins:
- a CDS encoding hypothetical protein (EggNog:ENOG410VFBM~COG:S), protein MWRNSNTSLLPEVCADEVIQKNDESSITKPSSSENKTPSKYKEGSKSSCDNHRGISLTNIASKTPASIIIGRLTKNYEVRIREDQSSFRPDRGCVDHIFTIRQVLEHRNAYQRPKMMVFVDLKAAFDSVDREVLWQCLSFKGIHQKCINLMKAPYSNTTSLLRAYGELSSAFAISSGVRQGCPLSPFLLDFIIDLVNLRHLWRRRDIHLSIKG, encoded by the coding sequence atgtggagaaactcgaacacttcacttttacctgaagtttgtgctgatgaagtcattcagaagaacgatgaaagctccattaccaaaccatccagctcagagaacaaaaccccatcaaaataTAAGgaggggtcaaaatcatcttgtgataaccatagagggattagtttgactaacatagcGTCTAAAACAccagcctcaataattatcgggcgcCTAACAAAAAATTATGAAGTGAGAATAAGAGAAGACCAGTCTAGCTTCAGACCTGACCGTGGCTGCGTCGACCATAttttcaccattcgtcaggttttagaacacaggAATGCTTATCAGCGTCCGAAAATGATGGTTTTTgttgacttgaaagcagcatttgactctgttgaccgagaagttctgtggcagtgtctgtcatttaAGGGTATACATCAGAAGTGCATAAACCTTATGAAGGCTCCTTACTCTAACACTACCAGTCTactcagagcttatggcgaactgtcatctgcttttgcgaTCTCGAGTGGTGTCCGGCAGGGCTGTCcattatctccatttttgttagatttcatcatagacctagtgaacttacgtcacttatggcgaaggcgagatatccatctatcaattaagggatga